From Thermoplasmata archaeon, a single genomic window includes:
- a CDS encoding S8 family serine peptidase — translation MQKIFGLGLAAVILISGFVLLASPGSGEIPEKQTFVVWLPVKGTNSNQWLEIVEDYGEMKIVKISQKEKAILEAEGAVLVDISYMKYIGLDTGTFDPVLACKSGELKGKYFLWQFDRMPKTDDVTRLTSMGIKVVMYLPYNTYLVFGDVNALKDTAALLRPRWVGNYEAEYKVHPSLLSKSGKYTVTIQIYPDENLKNTLKEISGYAENVIASYEKRGFWVVKAEISHMVLRKIVSIENVLWVEPFVIPQLSDEIGVEIHSGAYSGAGGYIQSLGWQGEGVVVGLADTGLDDGNLDTMHPDLYGRVVGLIDYTETYTGDGIAEDAYGHGTHCAGIIAGNAATGMTDENGYLYGYGVAPKASVMMQRLFDDYGYWGYSYPVSVMTSAAANYSVKIHSNSWGAAVAGDYDDYSQDFDWAVRDANPYNAGKEQITYVFAAGNAGPGTQTVGSPGTAKNVLTVAASEIYRPNLGSYADNPEEIADFSSRGPTADGRWKPEITGVGTWVASALSSSASPGWGWGNINEYYEWCGGTSMATPHVAGGAVLFFEYYSKTYGKEPSPALVKAALINGADDMLGGPNGGSAPVPNKDEGWGRMNLTKVIQPDLGVVYVDGGYNLETGELYEKDVRVIDASKPLKVTMSYLDIPGAISANPALVNDLNLIVIAPDNTIYYGNVFANGWSMPSMGIPDAKNNLENVFIEHPMPGTYRVIISALNVPQDAVNETPEVDQDFALVISGNIEAEHPGTILLHKEYYMPSENVTITVMDADLNTNPGSAETVSVKIESELEPYGETVLLTETGINTGKFSGVIHLKMANPSPGDGYLEVKAQDNITARYIDLSPLGERTATAVVDGISPEIWGVSVTSIASKKATIEWMTDEPATSVVYYWEEGNPVPMKTVGRDRRDMRSNAVSLVEAKVIPNKDKTVLRNEMGIEVEPQATSVINMPGYVTHHIVEIKNLKPETKYFFYVVSVDPAGNSAMNNNNSKNYTFTTPPPANILLVDDDLGANYEVYFTNPLTLAGYYFDVWDVAIDGSPDLDALNQYDVVIWTTGDDFSTTLSVSDEANLAAYLDAGGKLFLSAQDYLWDVGLTTFGTDYLHIGSYDNDYGATYVVGVSGDPISDGLGTVQLSYPYYDWSDYVEPDASAYTVFTSNYGYPCAIRYEDATAGFRTVFFAFPFEAITNENITNGTLIIDRIIKWLNPPQQHDLAATSISTNKTWSQPGESVTITATVKNKGLQTETNIEVKFYADGNVIDVKYIPTLAAGKSTTLSTSFVFPVEGLRPIAVEITPVTGETVTGNNIKEGQAYVRVPTGPIKIGVVDSFGADNAPYMVWAELENSWYKYSNYMFEFDTESLNMEDITLNDLVESGADVLFLSDAWYPDYGWEFTDAEIQALKTYAMMAHGMIATSGTFGDSVPNNMKLADAFGFDPAVMGYWSDSIVSPFAFNDPTHPLFKDMTEPYMPGLLYACVLLSPDNATVLAAADTYYDYAYITEYKYAASEAIYFGHIPEYAGGANAQDMQLVANAIIWAYENSTPLAHDLFPTSLALPDYTIPNQQLYINTTVLNAGTNTETNVIVDLIVNSALVDTKVIAAISPGSQAGVSFQWTPTSEGSYQVQIYVHEVAGETVDWNNRIYGDLYAVLPKGPIKVAMVDSWGLDIKDYTVFSEIESKWYKFGSYMIEFDLTSLDKEGITAEDLIGTEAHVVFISNAWDNGTYTGYNWEFTDAEIQALKDYIYYGHGAVATAGTFGDGAINNMKLAPAFGIAQSPYGYWGDYLFSPPGYTLLMPTHPVFDNIPNPYLTGESSGYTLVNSGLTLAGATKLANATTYYSDEAVIVNYTYGYGATVYASNIPEYSGFACKADKQLIYNAIVYAFRNTTYLPLLLHTPVISAAPNVPIPISVVAKEIDDGVKNVTLYYTNVGSSTYNAVPMVRTSGDSFNGVWNATIPSQTVSGNVNYYFVAYDNGGHSISLPLGAPATYYTIVIDATPPVITHTPPASVEVGSGCGITATVTDNGELKAVYLNYTDVNGNNYNVTMNWMGGSTYTYFLPPQNKTGTVYYVISAVDKVGNWNFTPMSSVPVVDTQDPVIQHMPVQRADAMVSFDIVCKVTDNYGIQSVKLRYTTPDGQTGNVTMTMFSPDYYKYTVPGQPIGTFKYSIFAIDKAGNDALTPEYTVPVVDIVPPVIRLFYPTPVVNTSQLTVFAYCDDTLGYTGLLMAYVYLDYIDFTSLVVYDGDYINCTIPFDLTDGTHILQIDMYDKASNYATLTTIFEVDTAAPALTVTNPLNSAVLPTSDVNVTGHSEPGAVVTVNGNIATMLPSGDFYCEITLNEGANTITVVSTDSAGNTNTQKLDVIVDTIEPVVTIYTPSNNAVLNNGEVLVTGKVTETNLDKVEVNGIMVDVATDGSFAKVLYLSEGSHTITVKAFDKAGHVVTESVSIIIDSVAPGITVTNPQAGEYIPATSINVTGTTEPGSVVKVNGYNATVFSDGTFYYVLSVSDGPLTITIVSTDAAGNTNTKQISVIVDATAPVIAITNPPNNSVFNKSTVLVNGTIVEANLKALSINGIGVSVGTGGTFGYYLTLADGTQEITVVAEDMAGNKVTVKRTVTVDTTVPTITVASPADASYLGDKSVVVSGTTEPSATLKVNGNLVQVSSSGSFSAEITLAEGTNEILFFAEDVAHNTYTTKIKVIVDTISPVITIAQPVDGVLINTTTVSVYGKVNDANLKSIRVNGEQCLYTAHGYFLTTLIGLSEGDNTINVVAEDWAGHITALDITVNVDTTPPMLRANVPTTTSETQCSVNGTTESGAELYINGEKVTVGVDGSFSKTINLKDGSNLVVIRAVDAAGNVNTQTYTVLCTKTTSEQFDNLNKTIDDQKNIIDKLKEDLNNLGMQLLLAVIGLIVALIVAAIVLLLLMRRRGPSGELPMQETPEETNEGAPTEIASKTQETPEEPKL, via the coding sequence ATGCAGAAAATATTTGGGCTCGGATTAGCGGCTGTGATTCTGATATCTGGGTTTGTACTTCTCGCAAGCCCTGGAAGCGGAGAAATCCCTGAAAAGCAAACATTCGTAGTGTGGTTACCTGTAAAGGGAACAAATTCTAATCAGTGGCTGGAGATTGTAGAGGACTATGGAGAAATGAAAATTGTAAAGATAAGCCAGAAAGAGAAAGCAATTCTTGAAGCGGAGGGTGCAGTGCTTGTTGATATTTCATACATGAAGTACATTGGTCTTGATACTGGCACATTTGACCCTGTGCTTGCTTGTAAATCAGGAGAACTTAAGGGAAAATATTTTCTCTGGCAGTTTGACAGAATGCCGAAGACCGATGATGTTACCAGATTGACTTCTATGGGTATCAAAGTGGTGATGTATCTCCCCTACAATACCTATCTTGTTTTTGGAGATGTAAATGCACTAAAGGATACAGCAGCACTCCTTAGGCCGAGATGGGTAGGAAACTATGAAGCCGAATACAAAGTACATCCATCACTCCTTTCCAAGAGTGGAAAGTACACTGTGACAATTCAGATTTATCCTGATGAAAACCTGAAAAACACGCTTAAGGAAATCTCGGGCTATGCAGAAAATGTGATTGCAAGTTATGAAAAGAGAGGTTTCTGGGTTGTGAAGGCAGAAATTTCACACATGGTGTTGAGGAAGATTGTATCCATAGAGAATGTGCTCTGGGTTGAACCATTTGTCATTCCACAGCTTTCAGACGAAATAGGTGTTGAAATCCACAGTGGAGCTTACTCAGGAGCAGGTGGCTACATTCAATCACTTGGCTGGCAGGGAGAGGGCGTGGTAGTGGGACTTGCAGATACTGGCCTTGACGATGGAAATTTGGACACAATGCATCCAGACCTCTATGGAAGAGTGGTTGGACTGATAGATTATACTGAAACTTATACTGGTGATGGAATTGCAGAGGATGCTTATGGCCATGGAACCCATTGTGCGGGTATTATTGCAGGCAATGCAGCAACTGGTATGACAGATGAAAACGGGTATCTCTATGGTTATGGCGTTGCTCCAAAAGCCAGTGTGATGATGCAGAGATTGTTCGATGACTATGGATACTGGGGCTATTCTTACCCTGTTTCTGTGATGACAAGTGCTGCAGCGAACTACAGCGTGAAAATCCATAGCAATTCCTGGGGTGCTGCAGTTGCTGGTGACTATGACGACTATTCTCAGGATTTTGATTGGGCTGTGAGAGATGCAAATCCATACAACGCCGGGAAGGAACAAATTACCTATGTGTTCGCAGCAGGAAATGCTGGTCCAGGCACCCAAACTGTAGGAAGCCCCGGCACAGCAAAAAATGTTCTGACAGTTGCGGCTTCGGAAATTTATAGACCTAACCTCGGCAGTTATGCAGACAATCCTGAAGAAATTGCTGACTTCAGTTCACGCGGACCCACTGCAGATGGAAGATGGAAACCAGAAATTACAGGCGTTGGTACATGGGTTGCCTCTGCCCTCTCCTCTTCTGCCTCACCCGGCTGGGGCTGGGGAAACATAAATGAGTACTATGAATGGTGTGGAGGCACAAGTATGGCTACTCCACATGTTGCAGGTGGCGCGGTTCTTTTCTTCGAATACTACTCAAAGACCTATGGTAAGGAACCTTCTCCTGCCCTTGTAAAAGCGGCATTGATAAACGGTGCAGATGATATGCTCGGTGGGCCAAATGGTGGAAGTGCACCTGTGCCCAATAAGGATGAGGGCTGGGGCAGAATGAACCTTACAAAGGTAATTCAGCCGGACTTGGGTGTGGTCTATGTAGATGGTGGCTATAACCTAGAAACAGGTGAGCTATATGAAAAGGATGTGAGGGTTATTGATGCGAGCAAACCACTGAAAGTGACAATGAGTTATCTGGACATACCTGGGGCCATCTCAGCAAATCCTGCGCTCGTAAATGACCTTAACCTAATTGTAATTGCACCCGACAACACAATCTACTATGGCAATGTATTTGCAAATGGCTGGAGCATGCCATCGATGGGAATACCCGATGCCAAAAACAACCTTGAAAATGTGTTTATTGAGCATCCAATGCCTGGTACATATAGGGTTATTATTTCTGCTTTGAATGTTCCGCAGGATGCAGTTAACGAAACGCCTGAGGTTGACCAGGACTTTGCGCTTGTGATAAGTGGGAACATTGAGGCAGAGCATCCAGGTACAATTTTGTTACACAAGGAATACTACATGCCTAGCGAGAACGTGACGATTACTGTGATGGATGCAGACCTTAACACAAATCCTGGTTCTGCAGAAACTGTGAGTGTTAAAATAGAGAGTGAACTTGAACCCTATGGCGAAACGGTGTTGCTAACTGAAACGGGCATAAACACAGGTAAATTTTCAGGAGTGATACATCTTAAAATGGCCAATCCATCTCCAGGTGATGGCTACCTGGAGGTAAAGGCACAGGACAACATTACCGCAAGATACATAGATTTATCACCACTGGGCGAAAGAACTGCAACAGCTGTTGTGGATGGAATTTCACCAGAAATCTGGGGTGTGAGTGTAACCTCCATTGCTTCAAAGAAAGCCACAATTGAATGGATGACTGATGAGCCAGCTACAAGCGTGGTCTACTACTGGGAAGAGGGAAACCCTGTTCCGATGAAAACAGTTGGCAGGGATAGGAGAGACATGAGAAGCAATGCTGTCTCATTAGTTGAAGCCAAGGTAATTCCTAACAAGGATAAAACAGTGCTCAGAAACGAAATGGGAATTGAAGTCGAACCGCAGGCTACCAGTGTTATCAACATGCCCGGTTATGTAACCCACCACATCGTGGAAATCAAGAACCTGAAGCCAGAGACCAAGTACTTCTTCTATGTTGTGTCTGTTGACCCGGCTGGCAACAGTGCAATGAACAACAACAATTCCAAAAACTACACATTCACTACGCCACCCCCAGCCAACATTCTCCTTGTTGACGATGACCTCGGTGCAAATTACGAGGTCTACTTTACAAATCCACTCACACTCGCAGGATACTACTTTGATGTCTGGGATGTTGCCATTGATGGAAGTCCTGATTTAGATGCTCTTAATCAATATGATGTTGTAATATGGACTACGGGTGATGACTTCTCAACCACACTTTCAGTCTCTGACGAGGCAAATCTTGCAGCTTATCTAGATGCTGGTGGTAAGCTCTTCCTTTCTGCCCAGGACTATCTCTGGGATGTAGGACTTACCACATTTGGAACGGATTATCTCCACATTGGAAGCTATGATAATGACTACGGAGCCACCTATGTAGTTGGCGTATCTGGTGACCCAATAAGTGACGGACTTGGTACAGTTCAGCTATCATATCCATACTACGACTGGTCAGATTATGTGGAACCAGATGCAAGTGCATATACCGTATTCACAAGCAACTATGGCTATCCATGTGCAATAAGGTACGAAGATGCAACTGCCGGCTTCAGAACTGTGTTCTTTGCCTTCCCGTTTGAAGCAATTACAAACGAAAACATCACAAATGGCACGCTCATTATAGACAGAATCATAAAGTGGCTAAACCCACCGCAACAGCATGATTTAGCAGCCACCTCTATCTCTACAAACAAGACATGGTCGCAGCCAGGTGAGAGTGTGACGATCACTGCTACAGTGAAAAACAAGGGCTTGCAGACAGAGACAAACATCGAAGTGAAGTTCTATGCAGATGGAAATGTGATTGACGTGAAGTACATTCCTACTCTTGCAGCGGGTAAGTCCACCACGCTTAGCACTTCCTTTGTATTTCCAGTTGAGGGCCTCAGACCAATTGCAGTAGAGATAACACCAGTAACCGGTGAAACAGTGACTGGAAACAATATCAAAGAAGGACAGGCCTATGTCCGTGTCCCCACCGGTCCAATCAAGATTGGGGTTGTAGATTCATTCGGAGCAGATAATGCGCCCTACATGGTTTGGGCAGAACTTGAAAATAGCTGGTATAAGTACAGCAACTACATGTTCGAATTTGATACTGAAAGCTTGAATATGGAAGACATCACATTGAACGACTTGGTGGAAAGCGGTGCAGATGTGCTCTTCCTTTCTGATGCTTGGTATCCAGACTATGGCTGGGAATTCACGGATGCAGAAATTCAAGCCCTCAAAACTTATGCGATGATGGCTCATGGAATGATTGCAACCAGCGGCACATTTGGAGACAGTGTTCCAAACAACATGAAACTGGCTGACGCATTTGGATTCGACCCAGCGGTGATGGGATACTGGTCTGATTCCATAGTAAGCCCATTTGCATTCAATGACCCAACCCATCCACTGTTCAAGGATATGACTGAGCCTTACATGCCTGGGCTGCTGTACGCCTGCGTTCTTCTCTCTCCAGATAACGCAACAGTGCTTGCAGCAGCTGATACATACTACGACTATGCTTACATCACAGAGTACAAGTATGCTGCTTCAGAGGCAATCTACTTTGGCCACATACCTGAGTATGCTGGCGGTGCCAACGCCCAGGACATGCAACTCGTCGCCAACGCAATAATTTGGGCATACGAGAATTCTACACCCTTAGCCCATGACCTCTTCCCGACTTCTCTTGCACTCCCTGATTACACGATTCCAAATCAGCAGCTATATATCAACACCACTGTTCTGAATGCAGGCACCAATACCGAAACAAATGTGATTGTTGACTTAATTGTAAACTCGGCACTGGTAGATACTAAAGTGATAGCCGCAATCTCTCCTGGGTCACAGGCAGGTGTTTCCTTCCAATGGACGCCCACATCTGAAGGCAGTTATCAGGTCCAGATTTATGTGCACGAAGTAGCAGGTGAAACGGTTGACTGGAATAACAGGATTTATGGAGATTTGTATGCTGTGTTGCCAAAAGGTCCAATTAAGGTGGCAATGGTAGATAGTTGGGGTCTGGACATCAAGGATTATACGGTATTTTCAGAGATTGAGAGCAAATGGTATAAATTTGGAAGTTACATGATTGAATTTGATTTAACATCGTTGGACAAAGAAGGCATCACAGCAGAGGACCTGATTGGTACTGAAGCCCATGTTGTGTTTATTTCCAACGCATGGGACAATGGTACCTATACCGGGTATAACTGGGAATTCACAGATGCAGAGATTCAGGCACTCAAGGACTACATTTACTATGGACACGGTGCAGTAGCGACTGCGGGCACATTTGGGGATGGAGCCATAAACAACATGAAGCTTGCTCCTGCATTCGGAATTGCCCAATCTCCATATGGTTACTGGGGCGATTATCTGTTTTCACCACCTGGCTACACGCTTCTCATGCCTACGCATCCAGTGTTCGATAATATTCCTAATCCCTATCTCACAGGCGAAAGCAGTGGCTATACACTTGTGAACAGTGGTCTAACATTAGCTGGTGCTACAAAACTTGCAAATGCAACCACATATTATTCAGACGAAGCAGTGATTGTGAACTACACCTATGGGTATGGTGCAACCGTCTATGCCTCCAATATCCCAGAGTATTCTGGATTTGCGTGCAAGGCAGACAAACAGCTTATTTACAATGCAATTGTCTATGCCTTCAGAAACACCACATACCTGCCTTTGCTGCTCCACACCCCAGTAATCTCTGCAGCCCCGAATGTTCCTATCCCGATAAGTGTTGTGGCTAAAGAAATTGATGATGGGGTAAAAAATGTCACACTTTATTACACCAATGTGGGTTCATCCACTTACAATGCTGTGCCAATGGTGCGTACAAGTGGGGACAGTTTCAATGGCGTATGGAATGCTACAATTCCAAGTCAGACAGTTTCAGGCAATGTTAATTACTACTTTGTGGCATATGACAATGGTGGACATTCTATCTCACTGCCATTGGGTGCTCCAGCAACCTATTACACCATAGTGATTGATGCTACACCACCTGTGATTACTCACACACCTCCTGCTTCTGTAGAAGTAGGGTCAGGATGTGGAATAACTGCCACAGTCACAGACAATGGGGAACTGAAAGCAGTTTATCTGAACTACACGGATGTGAACGGAAACAACTATAATGTAACCATGAACTGGATGGGTGGAAGCACCTACACATACTTCTTACCACCCCAGAACAAAACAGGTACTGTATACTATGTGATTTCTGCTGTTGACAAGGTCGGTAACTGGAACTTCACGCCGATGTCCTCAGTGCCTGTTGTGGATACACAGGATCCAGTTATTCAGCATATGCCAGTGCAGAGAGCTGATGCAATGGTATCGTTTGACATTGTGTGCAAAGTGACAGATAACTATGGCATTCAAAGTGTGAAATTAAGATATACTACACCAGACGGACAAACAGGAAATGTCACGATGACTATGTTCTCTCCCGACTACTACAAGTACACGGTGCCAGGGCAACCGATTGGTACATTCAAATACAGTATCTTTGCGATAGATAAGGCCGGCAACGATGCTCTTACACCAGAATACACAGTCCCAGTTGTGGATATAGTGCCACCAGTCATTCGTCTGTTCTATCCAACCCCTGTGGTCAATACCTCACAACTCACAGTATTCGCATATTGTGACGACACCTTAGGTTACACTGGCCTTCTTATGGCGTATGTCTATCTGGACTATATTGATTTCACATCCCTTGTGGTTTATGACGGTGATTATATAAATTGTACAATTCCATTTGACCTCACAGACGGAACACACATTCTCCAGATAGATATGTATGATAAAGCATCTAACTACGCCACACTCACCACGATTTTCGAAGTTGATACCGCTGCACCTGCACTTACCGTCACGAATCCTTTGAATAGTGCGGTGCTGCCAACCAGTGATGTGAATGTAACAGGTCACTCCGAACCAGGTGCAGTAGTGACGGTGAATGGAAACATTGCCACAATGTTACCATCAGGTGACTTCTACTGTGAAATCACGCTGAATGAAGGAGCGAATACAATCACCGTAGTTTCAACTGACAGCGCAGGCAATACAAACACACAGAAACTGGATGTTATTGTGGATACCATAGAACCTGTGGTAACAATTTACACGCCCTCAAACAACGCAGTGCTGAACAACGGGGAGGTGCTGGTCACAGGTAAGGTTACAGAGACGAACCTTGATAAGGTGGAAGTAAATGGAATAATGGTGGATGTGGCGACTGACGGAAGCTTTGCCAAGGTGCTTTACCTTTCAGAAGGGAGCCACACAATCACTGTAAAAGCATTTGATAAGGCGGGCCATGTTGTTACAGAAAGTGTATCTATAATCATAGATTCTGTAGCGCCAGGAATAACAGTCACAAATCCACAAGCTGGAGAATACATTCCAGCAACGAGCATTAATGTCACAGGAACAACCGAACCGGGATCCGTTGTGAAGGTAAATGGTTACAATGCAACTGTGTTCTCTGACGGCACATTCTACTATGTGCTCAGTGTTTCTGATGGACCACTAACCATCACGATTGTGAGCACGGATGCAGCTGGTAATACAAACACAAAGCAAATAAGTGTTATTGTAGATGCCACAGCACCAGTAATAGCCATAACAAATCCACCAAATAACAGCGTGTTCAACAAATCCACCGTGCTTGTGAACGGCACGATTGTGGAAGCAAATCTTAAAGCGCTCAGTATAAATGGCATTGGTGTAAGTGTTGGAACTGGTGGAACCTTCGGATATTATCTCACCCTTGCAGATGGCACGCAGGAAATCACAGTGGTTGCAGAGGACATGGCAGGTAACAAGGTCACGGTGAAACGCACTGTAACTGTGGATACAACAGTACCAACGATAACGGTGGCATCCCCTGCAGATGCCAGTTATCTTGGCGACAAATCAGTGGTTGTCTCAGGAACAACAGAACCAAGTGCGACCCTGAAGGTGAATGGCAATCTAGTTCAGGTATCTTCTAGCGGGAGTTTCAGTGCAGAAATCACACTTGCAGAGGGAACGAACGAAATCCTATTCTTTGCTGAAGATGTTGCCCACAACACCTACACCACAAAGATAAAGGTAATTGTGGACACTATCTCCCCAGTTATAACAATTGCACAACCCGTTGATGGAGTATTGATTAACACAACCACTGTTAGTGTATATGGCAAAGTCAACGATGCAAATCTGAAGAGCATCAGGGTGAACGGAGAACAGTGTCTTTACACGGCCCATGGTTACTTCCTAACTACTCTTATAGGTTTGAGCGAAGGAGATAACACAATCAATGTAGTAGCAGAGGATTGGGCAGGACATATCACCGCCCTTGATATCACAGTTAATGTAGATACAACTCCACCCATGTTAAGAGCTAATGTGCCCACAACGACTTCAGAAACTCAATGCAGTGTAAATGGCACTACAGAATCTGGTGCAGAACTATATATCAACGGAGAGAAGGTCACAGTGGGAGTGGATGGGAGCTTCTCCAAAACAATAAACCTCAAAGATGGTTCAAATCTTGTTGTAATAAGAGCAGTAGACGCTGCAGGCAATGTGAACACCCAAACATATACAGTCCTTTGCACAAAGACAACTTCAGAGCAATTCGATAACCTCAACAAGACGATTGACGACCAGAAAAACATAATTGACAAATTAAAAGAGGACCTGAACAATCTGGGCATGCAGCTGTTGCTCGCAGTGATTGGTCTAATAGTAGCACTAATAGTGGCAGCGATTGTACTCCTCCTGTTGATGCGGAGGAGAGGTCCCTCCGGAGAACTCCCTATGCAAGAAACACCTGAGGAAACAAACGAAGGTGCACCTACAGAAATCGCATCTAAAACTCAAGAAACGCCAGAGGAACCAAAACTATAA